One segment of Rhodopirellula baltica SH 1 DNA contains the following:
- a CDS encoding mechanosensitive ion channel family protein has translation MTETSISPSTIASEMNLGAADPSTPSFADATSDLVSQMTEGNFDGLTDYATTHLAPALLSAGLGLFVIFIGYLVAKYLMRVISRPVCRRVDETLGKFVGKMVFYSIMFAVVGGVLTKLGAPLGGLAAMLAAAGFAVGLAFQGTLSNFASGVLMLVFRPFKVGDVVNAAGVTGKVDEIDLFTTTLDTPDNRRIIVPNSAIAGGTIENISHHQHRRVEVPVGVDYSADLQTTRTALQNAVDQLSANVIQGENRGSAVVLAGLGDSAVNWKVRMWVASSDFWPMTEALTGEIKTQLDAAEIGIPFPQMDVHVHQFADAAAIAEKAGRTRPTRRGADRMVG, from the coding sequence ATGACCGAAACCAGTATCTCACCATCCACCATTGCTTCTGAGATGAACTTGGGAGCCGCCGATCCTTCCACTCCAAGTTTTGCGGATGCAACGTCGGACTTGGTCAGTCAAATGACCGAAGGCAACTTCGATGGTTTGACGGACTACGCCACCACACACCTCGCACCCGCACTTCTATCAGCGGGTTTGGGTTTGTTTGTCATCTTCATCGGATACTTGGTGGCCAAGTATCTGATGCGAGTCATCAGTCGGCCGGTTTGTCGACGCGTGGATGAAACGCTGGGCAAGTTCGTCGGCAAGATGGTTTTCTACTCGATCATGTTCGCCGTCGTCGGCGGTGTGCTGACGAAGTTGGGTGCACCTCTGGGCGGATTGGCCGCGATGTTGGCCGCGGCAGGCTTTGCCGTCGGTTTGGCGTTCCAAGGAACGCTCAGCAATTTCGCGTCCGGTGTTTTGATGTTGGTGTTTCGGCCGTTCAAAGTCGGTGATGTTGTCAACGCGGCTGGCGTGACGGGCAAGGTCGACGAAATCGATTTGTTCACGACGACGTTGGACACCCCTGACAACCGACGCATCATCGTTCCCAACAGCGCAATCGCGGGTGGAACAATTGAAAACATCAGTCACCATCAACATCGCCGTGTCGAAGTGCCCGTCGGTGTGGACTACTCTGCCGATCTGCAAACCACTCGAACTGCACTTCAAAACGCGGTCGATCAGTTGTCTGCCAATGTGATCCAAGGCGAAAATCGAGGCAGCGCCGTCGTGCTGGCTGGTTTGGGTGACAGTGCCGTGAATTGGAAGGTCCGCATGTGGGTTGCCAGCTCAGATTTTTGGCCGATGACCGAGGCTTTGACCGGCGAAATCAAAACGCAACTGGATGCGGCCGAAATCGGTATCCCATTCCCTCAAATGGATGTGCACGTGCATCAATTTGCAGACGCGGCTGCAATTGCTGAAAAAGCTGGACGCACGCGGCCGACCCGACGGGGCGCCGATCGCATGGTTGGGTGA